One stretch of Anguilla anguilla isolate fAngAng1 chromosome 5, fAngAng1.pri, whole genome shotgun sequence DNA includes these proteins:
- the LOC118227494 gene encoding tropomyosin alpha-1 chain isoform X4 codes for MDAIKKKMQMLKLDKENALDRAEQAEGDKKAAEERSKQLEDDITQLEKRLRITEDERDKVLEEFQGAEEKLLSADEVATKAEADVASLNRRIQLVEEELDRAQERLATALQKLEEAEKAADESERGMKVIENRASKDEEKLELQEIQLKEAKHIAEEADRKYEEVARKLVIIEGDLERTEERAELSEGKCSELEEELKTVTNNLKSLEAQAEKYSQKEDKYEEEIKVLTDKLKEAETRAEFAERSVAKLEKTIDDLEDELYAQKLKYKAISEELDHALNDMTSM; via the exons ATGGATGCCATCAAGAAGAAGATGCAGATGCTCAAGCTCGACAAGGAGAATGCCTTGGACAGAGCTGAGCAAGCTGAGGGAGACAAGAAGGCAGCTGAGGAGAGAAGCAAACAG TTAGAGGATGATATAACTCAATTGGAAAAGAGATTGCGTATTACCGAAGACGAAAGAGATAAAGTGCTTGAAGAGTTCCAAGGCGCTGAAGAGAAGCTGCTCAGCGCGGATGAGGTCGCCACAAAG GCTGAGGCTGATGTCGCCTCCCTGAACAGACGCATCCAGCTGGTTGAGGAGGAGTTGGATCGCGCCCAGGAGCGTCTGGCCACTGCTCtgcagaagctggaggaggcTGAGAAGGCTGCAGATGAGAGCGAGAG AGGCATGAAGGTCATTGAGAACAGGGCATCCAAGGATGAGGAGAagttggagctgcaggagaTCCAGCTTAAGGAGGCCAAGCACATTGCTGAGGAGGCTGACCGCAAATACGAGGAG GTGGCCCGTAAGCTGGTGATCATTGAGGGTGATCTTGAGCGTACAGAGGAACGTGCTGAGCTGTCTGAAGG CAAATGCTCTGAGCTTGAGGAAGAGTTGAAAACTGTGACCAACAACCTGAAGTCACTGGAGGCCCAGGCTGAGAAG TACTCGCAGAAGGAAGACAAGTATGAAGAGGAGATTAAGGTCCTCACCGACAAGCTGAAGGAG GCTGAGACCCGTGCTGAGTTCGCTGAGAGATCAGTAGCCAAGCTCGAGAAGACCATCGATGACCTGGAAG ATGAGCTGTACGCCCAGAAACTGAAGTACAAAGCCATCAGCGAGGAGCTGGATCACGCTCTCAACGACATGACTTCCATGTAA
- the LOC118227494 gene encoding tropomyosin alpha-1 chain isoform X3: protein MDAIKKKMQMLKLDKENALDRAEQAEGDKKAAEERSKQLEDDITQLEKRLRITEDERDKVLEEFQGAEEKLLSADEVATKAEADVASLNRRIQLVEEELDRAQERLATALQKLEEAEKAADESERGMKVIENRASKDEEKLELQEIQLKEAKHIAEEADRKYEEVARKLVIIEGDLERTEERAELSEGKCSELEEELKTVTNNLKSLEAQAEKYSQKEDKYEEEIKVLTDKLKEAETRAEFAERSVAKLEKTIDDLEDELYAQKLKYKAISEELDHALNDMTSI, encoded by the exons ATGGATGCCATCAAGAAGAAGATGCAGATGCTCAAGCTCGACAAGGAGAATGCCTTGGACAGAGCTGAGCAAGCTGAGGGAGACAAGAAGGCAGCTGAGGAGAGAAGCAAACAG TTAGAGGATGATATAACTCAATTGGAAAAGAGATTGCGTATTACCGAAGACGAAAGAGATAAAGTGCTTGAAGAGTTCCAAGGCGCTGAAGAGAAGCTGCTCAGCGCGGATGAGGTCGCCACAAAG GCTGAGGCTGATGTCGCCTCCCTGAACAGACGCATCCAGCTGGTTGAGGAGGAGTTGGATCGCGCCCAGGAGCGTCTGGCCACTGCTCtgcagaagctggaggaggcTGAGAAGGCTGCAGATGAGAGCGAGAG AGGCATGAAGGTCATTGAGAACAGGGCATCCAAGGATGAGGAGAagttggagctgcaggagaTCCAGCTTAAGGAGGCCAAGCACATTGCTGAGGAGGCTGACCGCAAATACGAGGAG GTGGCCCGTAAGCTGGTGATCATTGAGGGTGATCTTGAGCGTACAGAGGAACGTGCTGAGCTGTCTGAAGG CAAATGCTCTGAGCTTGAGGAAGAGTTGAAAACTGTGACCAACAACCTGAAGTCACTGGAGGCCCAGGCTGAGAAG TACTCGCAGAAGGAAGACAAGTATGAAGAGGAGATTAAGGTCCTCACCGACAAGCTGAAGGAG GCTGAGACCCGTGCTGAGTTCGCTGAGAGATCAGTAGCCAAGCTCGAGAAGACCATCGATGACCTGGAAG ATGAGCTGTACGCCCAGAAACTGAAGTACAAAGCCATCAGCGAGGAGCTGGATCACGCTCTCAACGACATGACTTCCAT
- the LOC118227494 gene encoding tropomyosin alpha-1 chain isoform X7, translating to MAGLTSLEGVKRKIKSLQEQADVAEEKAERLQKELDLERKARESAEADVASLNRRIQLVEEELDRAQERLATALQKLEEAEKAADESERGMKVIENRASKDEEKLELQEIQLKEAKHIAEEADRKYEEVARKLVIIEGDLERTEERAELSEGKCSELEEELKTVTNNLKSLEAQAEKYSQKEDKYEEEIKVLTDKLKEAETRAEFAERSVAKLEKTIDDLEDELYAQKLKYKAISEELDHALNDMTSI from the exons ATGGCAGGATTAACATCGCTGGAAGGcgttaaaaggaaaataaaatcccTGCAAGAGCAGGCTGACGTTGCTGAAGAAAAAGCTGAAAGGCTGCAGAAAGAACTGGATTTGGAACGAAAAGCAAGAGAATCA GCTGAGGCTGATGTCGCCTCCCTGAACAGACGCATCCAGCTGGTTGAGGAGGAGTTGGATCGCGCCCAGGAGCGTCTGGCCACTGCTCtgcagaagctggaggaggcTGAGAAGGCTGCAGATGAGAGCGAGAG AGGCATGAAGGTCATTGAGAACAGGGCATCCAAGGATGAGGAGAagttggagctgcaggagaTCCAGCTTAAGGAGGCCAAGCACATTGCTGAGGAGGCTGACCGCAAATACGAGGAG GTGGCCCGTAAGCTGGTGATCATTGAGGGTGATCTTGAGCGTACAGAGGAACGTGCTGAGCTGTCTGAAGG CAAATGCTCTGAGCTTGAGGAAGAGTTGAAAACTGTGACCAACAACCTGAAGTCACTGGAGGCCCAGGCTGAGAAG TACTCGCAGAAGGAAGACAAGTATGAAGAGGAGATTAAGGTCCTCACCGACAAGCTGAAGGAG GCTGAGACCCGTGCTGAGTTCGCTGAGAGATCAGTAGCCAAGCTCGAGAAGACCATCGATGACCTGGAAG ATGAGCTGTACGCCCAGAAACTGAAGTACAAAGCCATCAGCGAGGAGCTGGATCACGCTCTCAACGACATGACTTCCAT
- the LOC118227494 gene encoding tropomyosin alpha-1 chain isoform X1, with product MDAIKKKMQMLKLDKENALDRAEQAEGDKKAAEERSKQLEDDLVALQKKLKSTEDELDKYSEALKDAQEKLELAEKKAADAEADVASLNRRIQLVEEELDRAQERLATALQKLEEAEKAADESERGMKVIENRASKDEEKLELQEIQLKEAKHIAEEADRKYEEVARKLVIIEGDLERTEERAELSEGKCSELEEELKTVTNNLKSLEAQAEKYSQKEDKYEEEIKVLTDKLKEAETRAEFAERSVAKLEKTIDDLEDELYAQKLKYKAISEELDHALNDMTSI from the exons ATGGATGCCATCAAGAAGAAGATGCAGATGCTCAAGCTCGACAAGGAGAATGCCTTGGACAGAGCTGAGCAAGCTGAGGGAGACAAGAAGGCAGCTGAGGAGAGAAGCAAACAG CTCGAGGATGATCTGGTAGCACTGCAGAAGAAACTGAAGTCAACTGAGGATGAGTTGGATAAGTACTCCGAGGCTCTTAAGGACGCCCAGGAGAAACTGGAACTGGCTGAAAAGAAAGCCGCCGAT GCTGAGGCTGATGTCGCCTCCCTGAACAGACGCATCCAGCTGGTTGAGGAGGAGTTGGATCGCGCCCAGGAGCGTCTGGCCACTGCTCtgcagaagctggaggaggcTGAGAAGGCTGCAGATGAGAGCGAGAG AGGCATGAAGGTCATTGAGAACAGGGCATCCAAGGATGAGGAGAagttggagctgcaggagaTCCAGCTTAAGGAGGCCAAGCACATTGCTGAGGAGGCTGACCGCAAATACGAGGAG GTGGCCCGTAAGCTGGTGATCATTGAGGGTGATCTTGAGCGTACAGAGGAACGTGCTGAGCTGTCTGAAGG CAAATGCTCTGAGCTTGAGGAAGAGTTGAAAACTGTGACCAACAACCTGAAGTCACTGGAGGCCCAGGCTGAGAAG TACTCGCAGAAGGAAGACAAGTATGAAGAGGAGATTAAGGTCCTCACCGACAAGCTGAAGGAG GCTGAGACCCGTGCTGAGTTCGCTGAGAGATCAGTAGCCAAGCTCGAGAAGACCATCGATGACCTGGAAG ATGAGCTGTACGCCCAGAAACTGAAGTACAAAGCCATCAGCGAGGAGCTGGATCACGCTCTCAACGACATGACTTCCAT
- the LOC118227494 gene encoding tropomyosin alpha-1 chain isoform X10, whose translation MDAIKKKMQMLKLDKENALDRAEQAEGDKKAAEERSKQLEDDITQLEKRLRITEDERDKVLEEFQGAEEKLLSADEVATKLEDDLVALQKKLKSTEDELDKYSEALKDAQEKLELAEKKAADAEADVASLNRRIQLVEEELDRAQERLATALQKLEEAEKAADESERGMKVIENRASKDEEKLELQEIQLKEAKHIAEEADRKYEEVARKLVIIEGDLERTEERAELSEGKCSELEEELKTVTNNLKSLEAQAEKYSQKEDKYEEEIKVLTDKLKEAETRAEFAERSVAKLEKTIDDLEEKLSHAKGENLDLHQMLDQTLMELNNM comes from the exons ATGGATGCCATCAAGAAGAAGATGCAGATGCTCAAGCTCGACAAGGAGAATGCCTTGGACAGAGCTGAGCAAGCTGAGGGAGACAAGAAGGCAGCTGAGGAGAGAAGCAAACAG TTAGAGGATGATATAACTCAATTGGAAAAGAGATTGCGTATTACCGAAGACGAAAGAGATAAAGTGCTTGAAGAGTTCCAAGGCGCTGAAGAGAAGCTGCTCAGCGCGGATGAGGTCGCCACAAAG CTCGAGGATGATCTGGTAGCACTGCAGAAGAAACTGAAGTCAACTGAGGATGAGTTGGATAAGTACTCCGAGGCTCTTAAGGACGCCCAGGAGAAACTGGAACTGGCTGAAAAGAAAGCCGCCGAT GCTGAGGCTGATGTCGCCTCCCTGAACAGACGCATCCAGCTGGTTGAGGAGGAGTTGGATCGCGCCCAGGAGCGTCTGGCCACTGCTCtgcagaagctggaggaggcTGAGAAGGCTGCAGATGAGAGCGAGAG AGGCATGAAGGTCATTGAGAACAGGGCATCCAAGGATGAGGAGAagttggagctgcaggagaTCCAGCTTAAGGAGGCCAAGCACATTGCTGAGGAGGCTGACCGCAAATACGAGGAG GTGGCCCGTAAGCTGGTGATCATTGAGGGTGATCTTGAGCGTACAGAGGAACGTGCTGAGCTGTCTGAAGG CAAATGCTCTGAGCTTGAGGAAGAGTTGAAAACTGTGACCAACAACCTGAAGTCACTGGAGGCCCAGGCTGAGAAG TACTCGCAGAAGGAAGACAAGTATGAAGAGGAGATTAAGGTCCTCACCGACAAGCTGAAGGAG GCTGAGACCCGTGCTGAGTTCGCTGAGAGATCAGTAGCCAAGCTCGAGAAGACCATCGATGACCTGGAAG
- the LOC118227494 gene encoding tropomyosin alpha-1 chain isoform X5: protein MDAIKKKMQMLKLDKENALDRAEQAEGDKKAAEERSKQLEDDITQLEKRLRITEDERDKVLEEFQGAEEKLLSADEVATKAEADVASLNRRIQLVEEELDRAQERLATALQKLEEAEKAADESERGMKVIENRASKDEEKLELQEIQLKEAKHIAEEADRKYEEVARKLVIIEGDLERTEERAELSEGKCSELEEELKTVTNNLKSLEAQAEKYSQKEDKYEEEIKVLTDKLKEAETRAEFAERSVAKLEKTIDDLEEKLSHAKGENLDLHQMLDQTLMELNNM from the exons ATGGATGCCATCAAGAAGAAGATGCAGATGCTCAAGCTCGACAAGGAGAATGCCTTGGACAGAGCTGAGCAAGCTGAGGGAGACAAGAAGGCAGCTGAGGAGAGAAGCAAACAG TTAGAGGATGATATAACTCAATTGGAAAAGAGATTGCGTATTACCGAAGACGAAAGAGATAAAGTGCTTGAAGAGTTCCAAGGCGCTGAAGAGAAGCTGCTCAGCGCGGATGAGGTCGCCACAAAG GCTGAGGCTGATGTCGCCTCCCTGAACAGACGCATCCAGCTGGTTGAGGAGGAGTTGGATCGCGCCCAGGAGCGTCTGGCCACTGCTCtgcagaagctggaggaggcTGAGAAGGCTGCAGATGAGAGCGAGAG AGGCATGAAGGTCATTGAGAACAGGGCATCCAAGGATGAGGAGAagttggagctgcaggagaTCCAGCTTAAGGAGGCCAAGCACATTGCTGAGGAGGCTGACCGCAAATACGAGGAG GTGGCCCGTAAGCTGGTGATCATTGAGGGTGATCTTGAGCGTACAGAGGAACGTGCTGAGCTGTCTGAAGG CAAATGCTCTGAGCTTGAGGAAGAGTTGAAAACTGTGACCAACAACCTGAAGTCACTGGAGGCCCAGGCTGAGAAG TACTCGCAGAAGGAAGACAAGTATGAAGAGGAGATTAAGGTCCTCACCGACAAGCTGAAGGAG GCTGAGACCCGTGCTGAGTTCGCTGAGAGATCAGTAGCCAAGCTCGAGAAGACCATCGATGACCTGGAAG
- the LOC118227494 gene encoding tropomyosin alpha-1 chain isoform X2, translated as MDAIKKKMQMLKLDKENALDRAEQAEGDKKAAEERSKQLEDDLVALQKKLKSTEDELDKYSEALKDAQEKLELAEKKAADAEADVASLNRRIQLVEEELDRAQERLATALQKLEEAEKAADESERGMKVIENRASKDEEKLELQEIQLKEAKHIAEEADRKYEEVARKLVIIEGDLERTEERAELSEGKCSELEEELKTVTNNLKSLEAQAEKYSQKEDKYEEEIKVLTDKLKEAETRAEFAERSVAKLEKTIDDLEEKLSHAKGENLDLHQMLDQTLMELNNM; from the exons ATGGATGCCATCAAGAAGAAGATGCAGATGCTCAAGCTCGACAAGGAGAATGCCTTGGACAGAGCTGAGCAAGCTGAGGGAGACAAGAAGGCAGCTGAGGAGAGAAGCAAACAG CTCGAGGATGATCTGGTAGCACTGCAGAAGAAACTGAAGTCAACTGAGGATGAGTTGGATAAGTACTCCGAGGCTCTTAAGGACGCCCAGGAGAAACTGGAACTGGCTGAAAAGAAAGCCGCCGAT GCTGAGGCTGATGTCGCCTCCCTGAACAGACGCATCCAGCTGGTTGAGGAGGAGTTGGATCGCGCCCAGGAGCGTCTGGCCACTGCTCtgcagaagctggaggaggcTGAGAAGGCTGCAGATGAGAGCGAGAG AGGCATGAAGGTCATTGAGAACAGGGCATCCAAGGATGAGGAGAagttggagctgcaggagaTCCAGCTTAAGGAGGCCAAGCACATTGCTGAGGAGGCTGACCGCAAATACGAGGAG GTGGCCCGTAAGCTGGTGATCATTGAGGGTGATCTTGAGCGTACAGAGGAACGTGCTGAGCTGTCTGAAGG CAAATGCTCTGAGCTTGAGGAAGAGTTGAAAACTGTGACCAACAACCTGAAGTCACTGGAGGCCCAGGCTGAGAAG TACTCGCAGAAGGAAGACAAGTATGAAGAGGAGATTAAGGTCCTCACCGACAAGCTGAAGGAG GCTGAGACCCGTGCTGAGTTCGCTGAGAGATCAGTAGCCAAGCTCGAGAAGACCATCGATGACCTGGAAG
- the LOC118227494 gene encoding tropomyosin alpha-4 chain isoform X9 has protein sequence MAGLTSLEGVKRKIKSLQEQADVAEEKAERLQKELDLERKARESAEADVASLNRRIQLVEEELDRAQERLATALQKLEEAEKAADESERGMKVIENRASKDEEKLELQEIQLKEAKHIAEEADRKYEEVARKLVIIEGDLERTEERAELSEGKCSELEEELKTVTNNLKSLEAQAEKYSQKEDKYEEEIKVLTDKLKEAETRAEFAERSVAKLEKTIDDLEDCLYQQLSKNRLLSNELRLALIGD, from the exons ATGGCAGGATTAACATCGCTGGAAGGcgttaaaaggaaaataaaatcccTGCAAGAGCAGGCTGACGTTGCTGAAGAAAAAGCTGAAAGGCTGCAGAAAGAACTGGATTTGGAACGAAAAGCAAGAGAATCA GCTGAGGCTGATGTCGCCTCCCTGAACAGACGCATCCAGCTGGTTGAGGAGGAGTTGGATCGCGCCCAGGAGCGTCTGGCCACTGCTCtgcagaagctggaggaggcTGAGAAGGCTGCAGATGAGAGCGAGAG AGGCATGAAGGTCATTGAGAACAGGGCATCCAAGGATGAGGAGAagttggagctgcaggagaTCCAGCTTAAGGAGGCCAAGCACATTGCTGAGGAGGCTGACCGCAAATACGAGGAG GTGGCCCGTAAGCTGGTGATCATTGAGGGTGATCTTGAGCGTACAGAGGAACGTGCTGAGCTGTCTGAAGG CAAATGCTCTGAGCTTGAGGAAGAGTTGAAAACTGTGACCAACAACCTGAAGTCACTGGAGGCCCAGGCTGAGAAG TACTCGCAGAAGGAAGACAAGTATGAAGAGGAGATTAAGGTCCTCACCGACAAGCTGAAGGAG GCTGAGACCCGTGCTGAGTTCGCTGAGAGATCAGTAGCCAAGCTCGAGAAGACCATCGATGACCTGGAAG
- the LOC118227494 gene encoding tropomyosin alpha-1 chain isoform X6: MDAIKKKMQMLKLDKENALDRAEQAEGDKKAAEERSKQLEDDLVALQKKLKSTEDELDKYSEALKDAQEKLELAEKKAADAEADVASLNRRIQLVEEELDRAQERLATALQKLEEAEKAADESERGMKVIENRASKDEEKLELQEIQLKEAKHIAEEADRKYEEVARKLVIIEGDLERTEERAELSEGKCSELEEELKTVTNNLKSLEAQAEKYSQKEDKYEEEIKVLTDKLKEAETRAEFAERSVAKLEKTIDDLEDCLYQQLSKNRLLSNELRLALIGD; the protein is encoded by the exons ATGGATGCCATCAAGAAGAAGATGCAGATGCTCAAGCTCGACAAGGAGAATGCCTTGGACAGAGCTGAGCAAGCTGAGGGAGACAAGAAGGCAGCTGAGGAGAGAAGCAAACAG CTCGAGGATGATCTGGTAGCACTGCAGAAGAAACTGAAGTCAACTGAGGATGAGTTGGATAAGTACTCCGAGGCTCTTAAGGACGCCCAGGAGAAACTGGAACTGGCTGAAAAGAAAGCCGCCGAT GCTGAGGCTGATGTCGCCTCCCTGAACAGACGCATCCAGCTGGTTGAGGAGGAGTTGGATCGCGCCCAGGAGCGTCTGGCCACTGCTCtgcagaagctggaggaggcTGAGAAGGCTGCAGATGAGAGCGAGAG AGGCATGAAGGTCATTGAGAACAGGGCATCCAAGGATGAGGAGAagttggagctgcaggagaTCCAGCTTAAGGAGGCCAAGCACATTGCTGAGGAGGCTGACCGCAAATACGAGGAG GTGGCCCGTAAGCTGGTGATCATTGAGGGTGATCTTGAGCGTACAGAGGAACGTGCTGAGCTGTCTGAAGG CAAATGCTCTGAGCTTGAGGAAGAGTTGAAAACTGTGACCAACAACCTGAAGTCACTGGAGGCCCAGGCTGAGAAG TACTCGCAGAAGGAAGACAAGTATGAAGAGGAGATTAAGGTCCTCACCGACAAGCTGAAGGAG GCTGAGACCCGTGCTGAGTTCGCTGAGAGATCAGTAGCCAAGCTCGAGAAGACCATCGATGACCTGGAAG